GACTATTCAAAGACTCTGGGTACAAGGAGAAGAAATTTGGCATAAGGACCAACTCTCGGATAAAGAGAAAGATTTAATTTACAAGTTTGGTTTAGTATCTAATGCGACAGCCGCACAAGACGAAGGAAAATGGGTCACTCACGGCGATCCAACGGAAACAGCCATCATCAACTTCCTCATCGCGCATAATGCTTACCAGCCCGATAAAAATCCCCCGCGTCTCTTGGAACTTCCTTTTGATTCTACCAGAAAAAAAATGACGGTTGTTGTACCTCACGAAAGCGGAGGCTACCTCGTTATTACAAAAGGAGCCTTTGATCGGCTGGTCCCGGATCATTTTAGCGAAGCACATAATATTCACGACACCTTTGCAGAAAACGCTTTGCGTGTCCTTGCTCTTTCCTACAAAGTAATTGAAGAGATTCCAGAAAATCATCAATTATTGGAAGAAGATCAAACATTCTTAGGAATTATTGGAATGATTGATCCTCCACGACCTGAAAGTAAACACGCCGTAGCTGAAGCCCGTACTGCTGGAATTATTCCTGTAATGATTACAGGGGATCATGCCTTAACTGCTAAAGCAATCGCAGAGGAACTTGATATTTACCGTGAGGGGGACTTGGTCGTAGATGGGATTACCTTGGCCAACATGACCGATGAGGAGCTCAAGGAAAAGATTGAAAAAATTTCAGTCTATGCACGTGTCTCGCCTGAAGACAAACTCCGAATTGTGAAAGCTTGGCAGGATAAAAAACATATTGTTGCCATGACTGGTGACGGTGTCAATGATGCTCCCTCATTGCGGGCGGCAGATGTCGGAACCGCAATGGGAATCGCTGGAACAGAAGTAGCCAAAAATGCCTCTGATATTATCTTAGCTGACGATAATTTTGCGACGATTGTGAGTGCAATTGCTGAAGGACGTCGTGTTTACATTAACATTAAAAGAACGATTTATTATCTTCTTTCTGCCAATGTTGCCGAAATACTTATCATGCTGTTTGGGGCTATTATTGGTTGGGGGTTGCCACTTACAGGCATGCAACTTCTCTATATCAATGTCCTTGCAGATGGTATTCCTGGATTTGGCTTAAGCCGAGAAACCTCTGATAAGTACATTATGAAAAAAACACCTATCGATGTAAACGAAAGCCTCTTCTCTAGGGGCGTTTCACAACGTATCCTCACATCGTCCACAACCTTTATCATTATTTCGCTGATCGGGTTCTATATTGGAAGATTTGTAGAAATAGCAGGAACAACTCCAAGTATGCAAGTTGGACAATCAATGACATTTCTCGTCCTCGCTCTTGCTTCAACTTACCATATCTTTAATGCTCGGAGTAACGATTCCATATTTAAAGATGGTTTGTATTCAAATAAAACAATTTTCTGGACAACTATTATATCCTTGTTCATCACCTTTATCTTCACACTTACACCTTTACGATCATTCATTGATGTTGTGCCCCTCACAACAACACACTGGCTTATTGCCATACTCCTCTCACTTCTGATCTTTGTTGTGATAGAACTTGAAAAATTCTTCATCAAGAAGGCAAACAAAACTTTCCTTGCCTAAGATAAATTACACCACTTTCGCTTTTAGTGAAAGTGGTTTTCATATATTAATTTTCAATAAAAACAAAAAAGACCTAAGAATACTTAGATCTTTTATTTTATGCCGAAGGCCGGGGTCGAACCGGCACTCCCGTGAAGGAACCAGATTTTGAGTCTGGCGCGTCTGCCTATTCCGCCACTTCGGCAACAGACTTTTCTCAAATAAAATATTTGAACTGGGGTAGCTGGATTCGAACCAACGCATGAGGGAGTCAAAGTCCCTTGCCTTACCGCTTGGCTATACCCCATTAAAAGGGCGGATGACGGGAATCGAACCCGCGAGTGCCAGCGCCACAAGCTGGTGTGTTAACCACTTCACCACATCCGCCATAATACAAACACGGGCAGCAGGAATTGAACCCACACCAAAGGTTTTGGAGACCTTTGTACTACCTTTATACTATGCCCGTAAAACTATGGAAGGGGAGGGATTCGAACCCCCGAACCCGAAGGAGCGGATTTACAGTCCGCCGCGTTTAGCCTCTTCGCTACCCTTCCGCTATTTAATTGTCATTGAATATATTATAACATATTCAATGGGAGTTAACGGGATCGAACCGCTGACCCTCTGCTTGTAAGGCAGATGCTCTCCCAGCTGAGCTAAACTCCCAATCACTTGGCATTTACCATATCTCACAGGGGGCAACCCCCAACTACTTCCGGCGTAATAGGACTTAACTTCTGTG
This window of the Lactococcus garvieae subsp. garvieae genome carries:
- a CDS encoding cation-translocating P-type ATPase, with protein sequence MNYKKSNIKKIKEYYKTSTSEGLNKEQVTAHRAKYGSNVFQEAKEKSIFQKLLKHLLEVMNLVLIIVSVPAFYLSMDTGNFTKPIVILLIVVINVIVAHMQEERAETALSALKKLSAPNSTVIREGKLSTIPSEELVVGDLLQLNAGEQVGADVRLLSANSLQVDESSLTGESEPIEKDASREILEDVPLGDQVNMVFLGTNVLNGTAKGIVVATGMKSQMGQIAQLLEDQVKGKTPLQKRIDSLAKRLAAIAFGAGAIIFIVNLLHGGIPFSENMMTAVILGIAAVPETLPVIVTLSLVYGVENMAYKKAIIRNIPAVETLGNASVIASDKTGTLTQNQMTIQRLWVQGEEIWHKDQLSDKEKDLIYKFGLVSNATAAQDEGKWVTHGDPTETAIINFLIAHNAYQPDKNPPRLLELPFDSTRKKMTVVVPHESGGYLVITKGAFDRLVPDHFSEAHNIHDTFAENALRVLALSYKVIEEIPENHQLLEEDQTFLGIIGMIDPPRPESKHAVAEARTAGIIPVMITGDHALTAKAIAEELDIYREGDLVVDGITLANMTDEELKEKIEKISVYARVSPEDKLRIVKAWQDKKHIVAMTGDGVNDAPSLRAADVGTAMGIAGTEVAKNASDIILADDNFATIVSAIAEGRRVYINIKRTIYYLLSANVAEILIMLFGAIIGWGLPLTGMQLLYINVLADGIPGFGLSRETSDKYIMKKTPIDVNESLFSRGVSQRILTSSTTFIIISLIGFYIGRFVEIAGTTPSMQVGQSMTFLVLALASTYHIFNARSNDSIFKDGLYSNKTIFWTTIISLFITFIFTLTPLRSFIDVVPLTTTHWLIAILLSLLIFVVIELEKFFIKKANKTFLA